From Lagopus muta isolate bLagMut1 chromosome 28, bLagMut1 primary, whole genome shotgun sequence, a single genomic window includes:
- the LOC125685444 gene encoding AT-rich interactive domain-containing protein 1A-like, producing MDSSCTPPAKRLKAGMHSVPCSAGQGQPQQQPRALENVTAPSKSASPQPGRGKKKAGPPIPAAHVAPAAERPARKRRAVSFPPGSVEAAKPVLQKRRRLTAADVGAPAAWRVMMSLKSGLLAESTWALDTITALLHDDSSVASFDLRQLPGLLEVLVEYLRRCLIEVFGILEEYEVGICPGQSSLCGLERAHLLWQLGGGDTTEHIQTHLESKRERSAAESNGNAREGQAAPSDSSSAILEDEPRSRDEALLCLTHDWQDSVAKRCICVSNIIRSLSFVPGNDAEMCKHTGLLLILGKLLLLHHEHPERKQAALSSEREELEQDQGLSCGQEEWWRDCLQELRENTLVTLANISGQLDLSPLPESLCLPIVDGLLHWAVCPSAEAQDPFPALGSNAVLSPRSLALETLSKLSTRDTNVDLILAAPPTSCLEMLYSSLLRFLRNRESPVCREMAVVLLAALAQGDSLAARAIASQERSVGDLLGFLEDGLAAARCQQSQAGPVPEQNAPCEPPSVDMMRRAARALLALAEVGESRSQFTLHESRLLDISVSPTVDSLVSQVICDVLFFIARP from the exons ATGGACAGCAGCTGCACCCCACCTGCCAAGCGGCTCAAAGCGGGGATGCACAGCGTCCCCTGCAGCGCCGGGCAGGGGCAgccgcagcagcagcccagagctctgGAGAATGTCACCGCTCCCAGCAAATCTGCATCCCCGCAGccagggaggggaaagaagaaggcagGACCGCCGATCCCCGCCGCGCACGTGGCACCGGCAGCGGAACGGCCTGCCAGGAAGCGACGGGCCGTCTCCTTCCCTCCGGGATCGGTGGAAGCTGCCAAGCCGGTGTTACAGAAAAGGAGGcggctgacagcagcagatgtTG gagctcctgcagcctggagggTGATGATGTCCCTGAAGTCTGGGCTGCTCGCTGAAAGCACGTGGGCCTTAGACACCATAACTGCCCTGCTCCACGATGACAGCAGCGTCGCGTCCTTTGACCTCAGGCAG CTGCCCGGCCTGCTGGAAGTCCTGGTGGAGTATTTGCGGCGCTGCCTGATCGAGGTCTTTGGAATCCTGGAGGAGTACGAGGTGGGTATTTGCCCAGGGCAAAGCTCACTGTGTGGGTTGGAGAGAGCCCAcctgctctggcagcttggCGGTGGAGATACCACTGAGCACATCCAGACCCACCTGGAGAGCAAGAGAGAGCGCTCCGCGGCTGAGAGCAATGGAAATGCTCGGGAAGGGCAGGCTGCTCCATCTGACAGCTCCTCAGCAATTCTGGAGGATGAGCCTCGCAGCAGAGACgaggcactgctctgcctcaCCCACGACTGGCAGGACTCTGTGGCGAAGCGCTGCATCTGTGTCTCCAACATCATCAGGAGCTTGTCGTTTGTGCCGGGCAATGACGCCGAGATGTGCAAACACACCGGGCTGCTGCTGATCCTGGGGAAACTGCTGCTCTTACACCATGAGCACCCAGAGCGCAAGCAGGCAGCCCTGAGCTCGgagagagaggagctggagcaggaccAGGGGCTGAGCTGCGGCCAGGAGGAGTGGTGGCGGGACTGCCTGCAGGAACTGCGTGAGAACACCCTGGTGACGCTGGCCAACATTTCCGGCCAGCTGGACCTGTCCCCTCTCCCAGAAAGCCTCTGCTTGCCCATCGTGGACGGACTCCTCCACTGGGCAGTGTGTCCATCAGCAGAGGCCCAGGACCCTTTTCCAGCGCTGGGGTCGAATGCCGTCCTCTCCCCTCGGAGCCTGGCTTTGGAAACGCTCAGCAAACTGAGCACCCGGGACACCAACGTGGATTTGATCCTCGCGGCTCCCCCCACCAGCTGCTTGGAGATGCTGTACAGCAGCCTGCTGCGTTTCCTCCGCAACAGAGAGAGCCCGGTGTGCAGAGAGATGGCGGTGGTCCTACTGGCCGCCTTGGCACAGGGGGACAGCCTGGCAGCGAGGGCGATTGCCTCGCAGGAGAGGAGCGTCGGCGACTTGCTGGGCTTCTTGGAGGACGGCCTGGCCGCCGCGCggtgccagcagagccaggccGGCCCGGTGCCCGAGCAGAACGCGCCCTGCGAGCCGCCGAGCGTGGACATGATGCGCCGAGCGGCTCGGGCGCTGCTCGCCCTGGCTGAGGTGGGCGAGAGCCGCTCGCAGTTCACGCTGCACGAGTCGCGGCTGTTGGACATCTCCGTGTCGCCCACGGTGGATTCCTTGGTCTCCCAGGTTATCTGCGACGTGCTGTTCTTCATTGCCCGGCCCTGA
- the LOC125685472 gene encoding AT-rich interactive domain-containing protein 1A-like isoform X1, with translation MPSSPLATPLGAYPVWPNCSALPGANFCSAGLGGSMNPAAAGSQLRGSVPPQLGAGMRPPAGGMAHRAQGAAAVCAAASAIQNWPPGYPSVNQGGMLGTGPPYGQGTNSMAGVINRQGPPCAMGGNLANGSAGKAGLSAGL, from the exons ATGCCGTCTTCCCCTCTTGCCACCCCTCTAGGAGCTTATCCTGTGTGGCCCAACTGCAGCGCTCTGCCCGGTGCCAACTTCTGCAGCGCAGGACTGGGAGGAAGCATGAACCCGGCGGCAGCAGGGAGCCAGTTGCGTGGCAGCGTTCCTCCTCAGCTGGGGGCAGGGATGCGCCCCCCAGCAGGTGGCATGGCTCACAGAGCACAAGGAGCAGCCGCcgtgtgtgctgctgccagcgcCATCCAGAACTG GCCACCCGGTTATCCCAGTGTGAACCAAGGGGGAATGCTGGGCACTGGACCTCCTTACGGACAGGGAACTAACAGCATGGCTGGTGTGATCAACCGCCAGGGCCCACCTTGTGCCATGGGTGGGAACCTGGCTAACGGCTCTGCAGGTAAGGCTGGGCTGAGTGCTGGGCTTTGA